In the genome of Ammoniphilus sp. CFH 90114, the window GATTTTTTAGAAATGAATGAGCATCGAACAGATATGGAACTTTCTGATTTTCTTTACAAGGGTTACTTTCGAGACGCAGGGCTCTCGTCTAAGCTAAGGGGAAAATTAGAGGAATTCTACTTGCTGTTCGAGAAATGGATACCCTATGTTTCTCACACAAGTGTAAAGGAAACTCTCCTTCATTGGTTTGAAGAGAGTGGGTTGAAAATCACTTGTCTCTTACAATCGAATAGCTTGCAGAGGATTCGAAATGTGGAAAAACTGATTCACATCCTAGCTGACTTGAAGGCTCACTCCTTAGATCACATGCTCAAACAAGTAAAAAGGTTAATAGAGCTGTCGGAAAAAGAAGGAGAGGCCGAGGTGGAGTTAGATGAAGGTAATGTCGTCCACATTATGACCGTCCATGCTTCTAAAGGTTTAGAGTTTCCAATTGTCTTTGTTCCCAATCTTGGAAAGAATTTGCAGTCTGATCGTGGGAGTTTGCGATTCCATAAACAACATCGTTTGTTAGTTAAATATAACAAGGATCATGAGTTGCGGCCGCATGAAGAGAACACATTCTGCACCCCAATGTTTGCAGAAATAAATAAAGAACTAAAGAATCAAGCACTCGAAGAGTCTAAGCGTCTTTTCTATGTGGCAGCTACAAGAGCTAGAGATTACTTGGTTTTTTCTTCTTTGCATAAGGAAAAGGAAGACTCCGATGAAACGGATAAAACATGGTATCAGATGTTGATGACAGCTATTGACGAGGTTCCAGGGCTTGGAGATAAGGTAAGAATTTGTACCAACGAAAGGAATGAAAAGAAAGCGGATGTTCTGGTTTTGGATTATGCCGGCCCCACTTTACGGATAGGAAGGGAACTATCTTTAACTTTCTCAGTGAGCGAGGTAATGGATTTTATTAACGACCCTACAGCTTATTATTATAAACATGTGTTAAAGTTAGACACAGTGGAGTGGGAAGGGGAACTGCATTCCTTTGCGATGGAAAAAGAGCCACAGGCATGGAGCAGTGCAGAGTTAGGATCCATCGTCCATCGGGCTTGTGAGCTGCTAGATCAGGGATGGTCAAGAGGAATAGCGCTTCAAGAGGCGCTGAGTAGACTAGAAGATGCAGAAAACAGCTATCTCTATATAGCTCAGGTGGAGCGTTTCATGAATGATTATCAATCCATCGATCAAGGTTTCCTTGGAGTACCTATGGAGAATGAATGGAGTTTCACCTATCACTATCATGGTATTCACGTGGTGGGTACGATAGATAAAGTGGTCAGAAGGGAATCAGGTATTCACTTAATTGATATTAAGACAAATCAAACGATAAATCGAGATCAGTTGGTACAAAGATATTTACCACAGCTTTATTTATATAAACTCGCCTATGAACAGGTAAAAGGGGCGTCAGTGGCAGGCTTATCCTTATTTTTCTTAAGAGATCGAGAAAACGGTCTTGTTGAAATCCCATTTGATCCAAATTATGAACAGTTTGTTATTTTTACACTGGAGAGAATGGCTGAGCTGAAAAGAAAAAATGCCAATCGATCGGAATACACAAAGCTTTAGTCGCATAAAAGTTTAGGTCTAGAATGAGAATAACAATAGATTAAAACGAAGGGGAGATGAAAATGGAATTAGGGGATTTAAGTATTACAAAAGGAGTAACGAAGACCGTTCCTCTGTCAGAAATTATGGGTTTCATCCAGCGTTTTGCGGATGGTGATTATGGAGAATTCAATGTATTGAATCAAAAAGACAATCCTGTTGATGGGTATACGGGCAGATACGCGTGGAAGGATGGTATTAAAGTGCTTGTTGACCATGATATACAGGAAAACATGACTATCGTTTCACTACCAAACGAGCTAGACTAATTCCCTAGAAAGGGTATACGAAAGCTGTATTACCCTTTCTTTGCTTTTTTAGTATATGTACCAATGAGCATGGAATGATCAACTTTTTAGTTGACAAGAATACGTCTTTTATTATATTATAATAAACGTTCTCGAAGAATAATGGCGGTCGTGGCGAAGTGGTTAACGCATCGGATTGTGGCTCCGACACACGTGGGTTCGATTCCCATCGATCGCCCCATAGTTTATTCATAAATTTTTAGGTATAGGAATGCCTCACTGTGTTTATAATACATATATAAGCCATTGGCCCGTAGCCAAGCGGTAAGGCAACGGACTTTGACTCCGTCATGCCCTGGTTCGAATCCAGGCGGGCCAGCCATTTTCACATACATAAGAATAAGGTATAAGCCGATATCTCTAATGGAGATGTCGGCTTTTTTATTGTTATCTCATCCTTTGGCCATAGAACAGCACCAAAGAATGCTAGCTCCTAGTTAGTAAAGCCCTTTGCCATGTTAGTCATTGGCGAAGGGCTTTAGTTTGTTTTAAAAAAAGGATTATTTACTTGTAGCGAGAGCTTCGCGATCTACAGCTTGTGGAGGTTCTTCCATCCACCCCTCTTCTATGAATAATCTCATTCCATCACCAGCGTAAAGTTGGACTTCTGCCATTAAGCGATTATAATGAACCGTTAAGTCTCGCCTCGGGCTCATGGATAAGGATGTACCGTAATTTCCGATTCCTGTAGATATTAGAGTTACAGCGTGATACAGCATTAATTTGTCTGAAAAAGGCGGGCTTGTTGATGTCATTACATGACTATCAAACTGACTGGGGGCCGATATGTCTTCCTCTCTAAGCAGTGAGCTGAATATTTCAATATGCTTTGAAGCCATATCCTTCCCTCTCAAAAAGAATTCCTTCACTTCCTTGGATTGGGCAGATTGACTGAAACCCATGAGGAGTGCTTTGCCCAAAGAGTTCCTTAGTATATTTAAAAAGAGATGGGTAATCTCTACGGCCGTAAGCGGACGCCTTTCTCCTAGCCAACCGGTAAGGAAGCTTTGTTCCTTAGTGTATTCTACTTTTTCAGGCGGAGAGATATAAGGGGGGCGAATGTAAACCCCTTTATTTAGGAGGAGCTGTGTTGTTTGATTATCAAGGGCTTGCGATGCCGCTAAGCACTCATTAAAGAACAGACGCACATCTTCTCGAGCAGATATGTAGGTCGAATCGCTATAGGTTAGCATTCCAATATTAGCCACTTGTTTTAAATACTGAAGGACATATACATCGGAGTACATTCGAGGAGCCTCAGAATGTACATCGGAATCCGTGAATCCTATAGGAAGAACTGCCCCTTCAGTTTGAAATATTTCACCTATGTGCAGAATCTGACTATTCGTTTGATGGAGAGATTGTTCAATTAAAGGCTTTACATCTGGGTCTTCTGCTACCTCTAAAAAGTGAATCAGGACACAGCGGCTTAAGGTATTAGCAATATAAGTGCTCCATAAACTGCCTAACTCAGCTGAAGTTAAATTTACTGGTTTCAATTCCATTCCTCCAAAACGTTAATCTTTAAGTTTAAGATGAACTATGTGTCTAAGATTTATGTTGGTAATGACTAGGATATGTAACCTGTCTGTTATTTAAAGATCAATTAGTATAATATGGGGGTACAAATACTGTTGAAAAGAAGGAGACTGTATGAATAAAACAATAGAACAACTTTTAAACCATCGGTCGATTCGAAAATTTAAAAATCAGCCACTAAACCAACAACAGATTCAGCTCCTAGTTAAAGCTGCGCAATCGGCGTCCACATCGAGTCATATTCAAGCGTATTCGATTATTGGGGTAAGCGATCAAGAAAAGAAACAACAGTTGGCTGAACTAGCGGGCAATCAGTCCTATGTTGCGAATAACGCTCACTTTTTTGTATTTTGCGCTGATCTTTATCGTCATGAAAAGATCGGGGAATGGAAAAATGGAGAGGTCCAGGATTCTTTGGAAAGTACGGAAAAGTTTATGGTTGCTGTCATTGATGCGGCTTTGGCCTCACAGAATATGGCTGTTGCAGCTGAATCCATGGATTTAGGAATCTGTTACATTGGCGGCATTCGAAATAATTTGCCAAGAGTTCAACAGCTTCTCCAGACACCTAAGTTAGTCTTGCCTTTATTTGGACTGGCTGTTGGTATGCCAGAACAGAATCCTGAGCCTAAGCCAAGACTACCGTGGGAGCATGTTTATCATGAAAATAGCTATAACGATGATTGGAATGACATGCAACGGCAACTAGATGAGTATGACCAATTGATGGAAAATTATTATGAAGAGAGAACGAATGGAAAACGAAAAGATAGTTGGACAGAATTAATGATACGTATGCTTGAAGGCAAGAGTCGGATGTACATGAAGGACTTTGTGGAAGAGCAAGGTTTTAATCGAAAGTAAGACCAGGAGTCAAAAATTAAATTAGAGTCGGTGGAGGAGAACCGTTGATTCTGCTCCTTCCCAACTCCAATCGCCATATTTGGTTTTATCCAAATTAGAGATATGAATACTTAAGGTTCCTCCGCTATCAAAGACAAATTCTAAGACAGATTGCATTAGCCGTACCTCGTTCAATATGGTTGTAGTCCTATATTGATATTTATCCCTACCGGTGATGGTTAAGGTAACAGGGTACCCAACAAGACTGTCCATCAGCTCCTGCAACTTTAATTGTTCATTCATAAGAGAACCTCCGCCCATTATGTAATAGGATAATTTTACCACAGAGCAAACCAAAATAGTTCCCGATTCCTGATTGCTAATTAATTCATATCGTGTTAAGATAATAATAACAAAAAAACATAGAACTTAAGTATAATTCACGTTTTAAAAAGGGTTATCACTTTTGGTATTGGTTACTCTTTTTAATATGTGAATTTTTTTATTTTACTAAGTAGCAACAAGAACCAAGTGAATAAGAAGAACATATTAAATAAACTTTTTGGAGGCAACAACAATGCAAAACGGAACAGTTAAATGGTTTAATGCAGAAAAAGGATTCGGATTTATCGAAGTTGAAGGTGGAGACGATGTATTCGTACACTTCAGCGCTATCACTGGCGATGGCTTCAAGACTTTAGAAGAAGGACAACGCGTTTCTTTTGAAGTTGTTCAAGGAAACCGCGGTGCTCAAGCTGCTAACGTAGTAAAGCTTTAATAAGCAAAGAGAAGGAGGGTGTCCTTTAGGTCGGTAAAACCGACTCTAAGGCACCCTCCTTCTCTTTTTTACTTGATTACATCAAAAGAGGGTGCTTAGAGCACCCTCAAATTCAATTATTTAATTATTATTGGATACGGCTTCCAGCAAGGGCTTGCTCTGCAAATTGGACAAGACGCTTCGTAATTTCTCCACCAACAGAACCGTTAGCACGAGATGTTTGCTCAGCACCTAGTTGAACACCAAACTCTTGAGCGATTTCGTACTTCATTTGGTCAAGTGCTTGAGCTGCACCTTGTACTAATTTTTGGTTGTTGTTTGAGTTGTTAGGCATTTTGAAAGTCCTCCCTTTGTAGAAGTAATTTTTGCAGAAAGGTTATCTGCCTTTATATTTTTGTTTATTGCGTATCATAATATACTGGATGATCATCCCAGTGCACCAAACTATCTATAGTCGTCATCTTCATCTAAATCCCAAGTAGTAGCTCCAATTCCTCCGACAGTGGACATAATCCCATACTCATCCAATTTTCTTTCATAGATCTCATGCACATCATTATTAGCGATTCCAATAAAGTTCCCTTCAATGTCCGCAAGTAAAAATCCTTCAATAGCTTCTGTAAATCCAATGGGTTCATCGGATTCAACAAACATTTCATTGTAATGATTTTTCTCCTGCTCCCAAAAATCGGACGGGGTTTCCGAGGTTCCGTAACGGGAAACTTCTTGCCATGCATCTTCAGCATCATAAAATGTTGCATCTTGCTCATCATACTCAAATTTACCAAAGGCAGGACGTAGGATATCTTCCTCGACTGGACGTCTTTCTGAAACAAAGTGATTTGGTGTATGCTCAATGCAGCGTGTTGCTGTAGGAAGAGCTTCAAGTCGCTCAAGCGGGATTTCTTTATTACAAACTTCGCAGACACCGTATGAACCATTTTCAATTGCGTCTAAAGCACGTAAAATATCTTGCAGATGCTCTTCCTCATGTTCATTTAGTGCGATATCCTTTTCTCGTTCGAACAGTTCACTTCCATGGTCAGCAGGGTGGTTATCATAATTAGACAGATCTCCGACTGACTCTTTTACAAGCGAGTTCTCAATATCAAAATGATCATTCTGATCTAGACGTTGGAGAAGATCTTCTCTTTCGGCGATAAGAGTCTGCTTGAGATTCGATAGTTGATTGGGTGAAAGCATACCGTTTTTCACCATCCTTATATTTGTGTTCCTTGTTAGTGTGGTTCACTTTTAGCGAGTTCACTCCAGCCCAATGTTGGAATGGAAAATAAAAAAATCGAACGAAATAAAAAGATCGTACCAATATAGGTTGAAGAAGAAAAGAAAGGAGGGAGACAGATGGATGATTCAAATGAACTTCATGAACTTGTTAGACTCACAAAAGCAGGGAATCATGAAGCTTTTGGTGAGTTGTATGAAAAAACCATTAAACAAGTGAATCAAACGGTGCATTTTCTCGTTGAACATCCCTCAGATAGGGAGGATGTTATTCAAGAGGCTTATATTGGCCTGCACAAATCGTTAGGAAACTACGATATTAATCGCCCATTTAAGCCATGGCTCATGGGAATCGTTATTAAACAAGTAAATACTTACCGAAGAAAGAGATGGATGACTTTTCGAATTATAAACAAAAAATCACAAGAACCGATGGACACGGTGGAGTCGGATGTAGCCATTCAATTCCAAGAAAAGTTAATCCAGAGAGAACTTATTGAGGAAATTAAAAACTTATCCTATAAGCTTAAGCAAGTTGTGATTCTTCACTATCTGAACGAATATACCCAGGAGGAAGTTGCAAAAATCCTGAACATTCCCATTGGGACAGTTAAATCCAGAATTAATGCTGCACTAAAGAAACTTCGTGAAAAGAAGAAACCAACATTACAAGTTAGAAAGGTGGAGGCCATTCATGAACTTAGAACAGCACATTCGCAGCGCACTTCAGAATGAAGCAGAAAAACTAAACCCTGTACCTCGAGTGAAACAACAAATCTTAAGAAAAATCGATAATAGGAGTATTAAGCCAATGAAAAAGCGACTAGTGGCCTCGATGATTGCGGCGTGCCTTTTGATACCAACGGCAGCGTTCGCGGGTTATAGTTATTTAGCGGACGAAATATGGGGTTCTCGTGAACAAGCAGAGCAAGTAGGGATGACGCAAGAGGAGTATGATCGTTTTGATTCTAAACTTCTTCAGGCGCAGAGAACTCTCGGAATAAAAGAATTTGCCGAGTTTATGCTTTTAGTAAAGGATCTTACTTATTATCATGTCAAAATGATGGATCGTAATGGAGAGTTCCAGAAGGAAAAATTAACAGTAGATCAGCAAAGGTCATATGAAGAAGTGGTGGCAAAAATTCAACCTTATTTTGATCGATTGAATGCTACGTTAATGGCAGATCAAGGTTTGAAGGTACTATCAGTGGAAGAAGCCCAAAGCAAAATCTCGTTCACGATCAAGCGACCCCAATATATCCCGGAGGGCTATGTGCTTCATACTGAAGAAGGTATTCAATGGACTCATGGAAAACAAGATACTCCCCCACAGATTAGTACCCAGTATATCTTCGGAGACCATAGCATGTTCATTATGCAATATGAACAGAACGATCTAAATGAGTATATGCCTCATTCTTTTGAACATAAGAATGAGTACATGTTAGGTGAATTTCGAGCAGTCTACGGAGAGAAAAGTGAGCACGAACAGGATCATAATGGGTTGTTAATCCATATTCCACAAAACAGGGAACAAGTGGCGCATGTGATTTACATCATAGGGGAATTAGAAAAAGAGGAACTCGAGAAGATTGGGTTGTCCATGTTAGAATGACTTGGGTAAGGCTGTCCTAAGACAGCCTTTAGCTCGGCTATTCATCTTTACTTAAGCATGAACGAGTCACCTTGATCATAAGCAGCCATTTTGCCCACAAAGAAAACATCTTGACCATTTCGACTTGAAATGGTTTCTTGTTGTTGTTTATTGTAAAAATAAAGCTATCGTTAAAATCCAATCTTTTTTGCTCATTTTTAACTCCTCCGTAATAGACTATTAATAATAGGCATAGTATCCATTTAGACTATATGTTAATCAAAAACTGTTTTAGCTTTAATTGTAATGAAGGACATTTTGGCTAAAGTGAAGAATAATGTAAATAAAGTATTTAAAACGGAGGAAAAGATGAGACGTAGTGTTCCATTGACGAAGTCCCTTCGAGTAAGCCAAGGCTCGCATATTTTATATTTTTACAATGAAATAGATAAGTATATTGAGAATGCTGTTTCTTTTATTGAAACGGGCCTAGAGTTAGGTCAGCATGTTATCATTATTGACAGCAAGAAAAGATACGAGATGATCCTTCCGTATATTACAGGTATAGACAAGACAATGGTCCATCACGTCGATAATTTTGACTTTTATGAGATGTATCAGGATTTCCACTTCGAGAGGGTTTTAAGTAATCTACAGGATATTATCCATCCTTATGTAGAGAGTGAGGTCACCGTGCGCTTATGGGGACATGTAGATTGGGTGGAACAGGATCATAATCACTTGCTCAATAAGCTTCATACCTACGAGTGCCGTAGTGATGTTACGATTGCTGAGTTGGGCTACACAACGGTTTGTGCATATGACGGTTCAACGGTAACAGCCAGTATTCAAACGGAAATGATGAAGTGTCACGAATATCTCATGACGGATAATGAACTGGTTCGTTCTAACCTCTATAAGATCTCAAATCAATTTAACCCAACTATTTTTCCCTCTCTCTCCGTTCAGCAGAAAATGGAGTCGGAAGTAGATTTATACAAACAGAAACTTGATTTTGTACACGTTGTATCCCACGAAGTCCGAAACCCATTAACCGTGATTAAGGCCTATGCTTCCTTGCTTGAGCAAGAAGAAGAAAACGAAGAGCGTCGTAAAAAATTAGAAGCCATTCGTAACTATGCCCTAGTCATTGACAGTGAGATCTCACACATTATAAACACTGAGCAGATGCTATCAACCGATGCTTTGTGGCAGAAGAAGTTTATTAAAGCTCTTCCTGTAATAAGAGAAGTTTTGGATACCATGAAGGTGAAAGCCTTAACTCAAAATATTGAATTACAGGCTGATATTCAATTGAATGGAAAAGAAATTGTTTTGTGTAACCTGATCGGCTTCAAGATGATTATCTCAAACTTGTTAAGCAACGCTATTAAATATAGTTCGGAAGGTTCATCTATTCAATTGAATATCAAGAAAGAGAGTCATATGCTGTGCATTGAGGTTAAGGATGAGGGTGTCGGTATGACAGAGGTACAGCTTGGTAAGCTATATCAAAAATATGAAAAGATGAATCAGGAAAAGAGTGGGCAAGGGATTGGGCTATTTATGGTGAAGAAGTTAGTCGATCATTTTGAAGGAAATATACTGGTAGAGAGTCAGCTTCATAAAGGTACGACATTCCGTGTATATCTGCCCTTATAGTAAAGGAAAGCCGTTAGGACATTTTTTGGTCCCTGACGGCTTTTCTTATTCAAACCACGCACGGTAAAGACACTCGATGCCGACGGGGATATCCTCCTCCTTGATATTACTGTATCCGAGCAAGATGGTCGGCCGATGGGAAGGAAGGACTTTTATCCAATAACGGGAAGTAGGATAGACATTTACTCCTTGTTTCTTTGCTAATTCAATAAGTTTAGTTTCTGAACGCTGATCATCTAATTCAAGAAGGATATGCATTCCTGCTGCACTGCCTAGAATACGTGAGCGATCTTTCATCCAATGATCAATCTCTTTAATTACCAGGGAGTATTTTTTTTGATTCGCCTTCCTCATTCTACGGATATGTCGTTCGAAGTATCCCGTGCGCATAAATTCACTTAGTGTAAGTTGATGCCAGGTGGAGGCCGTTTGTTCATAGAGGTGGCACATATTTTGATAGCTTGGTAACAGGGCTTTAGGCAGTACCATATAGCTAATACGTATCCCAGGCAATAGCGATTTAGAAAAGGTCCCCATATAAATAATAGGAGCGTCTGGCATGAGTCCCTGTAAGGCAGGGATCGGCAGTTCATTGTAACGAAATTCACCGTCATAGTCATCTTCAATAATGAGCCTATCCTTTTCAAGTGCCCATTGAATAAGCTGTAGGCGCTGTGTAATAGGGAGAGTCATGCCCATCGGAAACTGGTGAGATGGTGTGATATACACGATGGAACAGGAACTTTCATTCAGCTGAGATATAGAGATCCCTTCCTCATCTAAGGTAATGGGGATGATCTTAAACCCATGATTGTGAAATAGTGCTCGTGCACCATCATAGCCTGGTTCTTCAAACCCTACATGTTTTTCCTTATTGATAAACTGACAAAGGAAGCTTAACAAAGTTTGTGTACCTGATCCGATCACGATCTGTTCAGGCTCACAGACCACCCCTCTAGAGAAATAGAGATACTTTGAAAGTTCTGTACGTAAACTTATTTCACCTTGAGGATGACCATAGTGGAAGGAACGAGGGTCTTGAAGAATAAGATTGGTTATTTGCCTCCATTCCTTTACGGGAAAATGTCTTATATCCGTTGCCCCATACCGAAAATCAATGAGTGTTTGAGGAGTTGGTGCTGTGACTGTGATTATCTCTTCTTCTTGTTGAGACAGGTGTGGAGGATGTATAGAGTCAAAGGGTAGTTCCTTTGTATAGAAGCCGCTCTTAGGTCTAGATTCAATATAACCTTCAGCGAGGAGCTGATGATAAGCCCATTCTACTGTCGTACGGCTGATGGCTAAGTGTTGAGAGAGTCTTCTGATGGAAGGAAGCTTGCTGTTTGGTTCAATTCGTAGACAGCGAATTTCTTGAATGATATAGTGGTAGATTTGTTGATAAATAGGTTGCTGAGCTGTAGGTTCTAACTTTAGAGTAAATTCATACATGGATATCCCTCTTCGTCTGACCTGATATAAAAAGTTAAAAGTGGATCTGTAAAGAGGTCAGTTTTTTGTTTATAAATAAGTATATCAAATGATTGGGGGGTTCGCGATGAGTGTAACGATTCGGAAAGCAGAGAGTAAGGATGTTTCATCCTTATTAATATTAATGAATAGCTATATTGTAGATTTTTATAAAAGAGAAAAACCAAACCAAGAAGATTTAACTAGATTAGTGATGA includes:
- a CDS encoding DUF3231 family protein, whose amino-acid sequence is MKPVNLTSAELGSLWSTYIANTLSRCVLIHFLEVAEDPDVKPLIEQSLHQTNSQILHIGEIFQTEGAVLPIGFTDSDVHSEAPRMYSDVYVLQYLKQVANIGMLTYSDSTYISAREDVRLFFNECLAASQALDNQTTQLLLNKGVYIRPPYISPPEKVEYTKEQSFLTGWLGERRPLTAVEITHLFLNILRNSLGKALLMGFSQSAQSKEVKEFFLRGKDMASKHIEIFSSLLREEDISAPSQFDSHVMTSTSPPFSDKLMLYHAVTLISTGIGNYGTSLSMSPRRDLTVHYNRLMAEVQLYAGDGMRLFIEEGWMEEPPQAVDREALATSK
- the nfsA gene encoding oxygen-insensitive NADPH nitroreductase, encoding MNKTIEQLLNHRSIRKFKNQPLNQQQIQLLVKAAQSASTSSHIQAYSIIGVSDQEKKQQLAELAGNQSYVANNAHFFVFCADLYRHEKIGEWKNGEVQDSLESTEKFMVAVIDAALASQNMAVAAESMDLGICYIGGIRNNLPRVQQLLQTPKLVLPLFGLAVGMPEQNPEPKPRLPWEHVYHENSYNDDWNDMQRQLDEYDQLMENYYEERTNGKRKDSWTELMIRMLEGKSRMYMKDFVEEQGFNRK
- the cspD gene encoding cold-shock protein CspD is translated as MQNGTVKWFNAEKGFGFIEVEGGDDVFVHFSAITGDGFKTLEEGQRVSFEVVQGNRGAQAANVVKL
- a CDS encoding alpha/beta-type small acid-soluble spore protein, with product MPNNSNNNQKLVQGAAQALDQMKYEIAQEFGVQLGAEQTSRANGSVGGEITKRLVQFAEQALAGSRIQ
- a CDS encoding yteA family sporulation protein, with translation MLSPNQLSNLKQTLIAEREDLLQRLDQNDHFDIENSLVKESVGDLSNYDNHPADHGSELFEREKDIALNEHEEEHLQDILRALDAIENGSYGVCEVCNKEIPLERLEALPTATRCIEHTPNHFVSERRPVEEDILRPAFGKFEYDEQDATFYDAEDAWQEVSRYGTSETPSDFWEQEKNHYNEMFVESDEPIGFTEAIEGFLLADIEGNFIGIANNDVHEIYERKLDEYGIMSTVGGIGATTWDLDEDDDYR
- a CDS encoding sigma-70 family RNA polymerase sigma factor, with amino-acid sequence MDDSNELHELVRLTKAGNHEAFGELYEKTIKQVNQTVHFLVEHPSDREDVIQEAYIGLHKSLGNYDINRPFKPWLMGIVIKQVNTYRRKRWMTFRIINKKSQEPMDTVESDVAIQFQEKLIQRELIEEIKNLSYKLKQVVILHYLNEYTQEEVAKILNIPIGTVKSRINAALKKLREKKKPTLQVRKVEAIHELRTAHSQRTSE
- a CDS encoding DUF3600 domain-containing protein, with protein sequence MNLEQHIRSALQNEAEKLNPVPRVKQQILRKIDNRSIKPMKKRLVASMIAACLLIPTAAFAGYSYLADEIWGSREQAEQVGMTQEEYDRFDSKLLQAQRTLGIKEFAEFMLLVKDLTYYHVKMMDRNGEFQKEKLTVDQQRSYEEVVAKIQPYFDRLNATLMADQGLKVLSVEEAQSKISFTIKRPQYIPEGYVLHTEEGIQWTHGKQDTPPQISTQYIFGDHSMFIMQYEQNDLNEYMPHSFEHKNEYMLGEFRAVYGEKSEHEQDHNGLLIHIPQNREQVAHVIYIIGELEKEELEKIGLSMLE
- a CDS encoding ATP-binding protein: MRRSVPLTKSLRVSQGSHILYFYNEIDKYIENAVSFIETGLELGQHVIIIDSKKRYEMILPYITGIDKTMVHHVDNFDFYEMYQDFHFERVLSNLQDIIHPYVESEVTVRLWGHVDWVEQDHNHLLNKLHTYECRSDVTIAELGYTTVCAYDGSTVTASIQTEMMKCHEYLMTDNELVRSNLYKISNQFNPTIFPSLSVQQKMESEVDLYKQKLDFVHVVSHEVRNPLTVIKAYASLLEQEEENEERRKKLEAIRNYALVIDSEISHIINTEQMLSTDALWQKKFIKALPVIREVLDTMKVKALTQNIELQADIQLNGKEIVLCNLIGFKMIISNLLSNAIKYSSEGSSIQLNIKKESHMLCIEVKDEGVGMTEVQLGKLYQKYEKMNQEKSGQGIGLFMVKKLVDHFEGNILVESQLHKGTTFRVYLPL
- a CDS encoding PLP-dependent aminotransferase family protein translates to MYEFTLKLEPTAQQPIYQQIYHYIIQEIRCLRIEPNSKLPSIRRLSQHLAISRTTVEWAYHQLLAEGYIESRPKSGFYTKELPFDSIHPPHLSQQEEEIITVTAPTPQTLIDFRYGATDIRHFPVKEWRQITNLILQDPRSFHYGHPQGEISLRTELSKYLYFSRGVVCEPEQIVIGSGTQTLLSFLCQFINKEKHVGFEEPGYDGARALFHNHGFKIIPITLDEEGISISQLNESSCSIVYITPSHQFPMGMTLPITQRLQLIQWALEKDRLIIEDDYDGEFRYNELPIPALQGLMPDAPIIYMGTFSKSLLPGIRISYMVLPKALLPSYQNMCHLYEQTASTWHQLTLSEFMRTGYFERHIRRMRKANQKKYSLVIKEIDHWMKDRSRILGSAAGMHILLELDDQRSETKLIELAKKQGVNVYPTSRYWIKVLPSHRPTILLGYSNIKEEDIPVGIECLYRAWFE